TTCGTTGCCCACGCTGAAGCCGGGGCCCGGTCCTTGTCAATTTCGACCTGCCACTTACTGTGCATGTTGAGCAGATTAGGCGAGCGCTAGGCGACGTGTTGCATCTTGTTGGCAAAGTCCCGCCCTGATGTGGAGGGAGGCAGTGGTTTGCCGTCCTTGTGATAAAGAGAAAGCGCCTCTTCGACGATCTGACACAACTCGTCGAACACGGCCTTCTCATCCTGTCCATGGCATCCGCCAAGCACCAGACCAGGGGCGCTCCCTACGTAACACTGGTCTTCTTCAGACCATTCAACGATTTTTGCGTATCTGGCACTCTCCTTCATTTTTTGGTCTCCTCTATGGCTGACCGGACAGCACGAAGCTGGTACTGCTTAGCATCGTCGCCTGACTTACCCGATAGGGTAACCGGTTTCGTCACTCGTGGATGAACGAAGTTTCTATGACTCCCTTTACCGCCCCGATCCTTGAATCCAGCCTTCGTCAGTTCGGCTATCAGCTCCCTGATTTTTGGGGGCATCTCATTTTCACTCCAGAGTGTACCAAACGATGAAGTGTACTCCTGGATCGCCAATAATTTCAGCCAGCCCTACATCCATCATCTCCCCTGTCCCGCCCGAGCAATGAGTTCTTTCAGCCCATTCAAATCCAACGCCCCAGGCACCAGTTCATTGCCCACGATGAAGCCTGGGGTTCCCGAGATGCCGAGCTCTTGAGCGAGCCCCCGGTTCTTGTCGATGACGGCCTGCCACTTCGGATCGGCCATGTCGGCTTCCAGGCGCCCCGCATTGAGACCGACGCTCACCGCGATGTTTAGAATCTCATCCTTCGTCATGTCTGAGTGGGACGCGAGCAGGGCTTCGTGGAAGGCTTGGTGCTTGCCTTGCGCTTGAGACGCGAGTGCAGCCTTGGCTGCGAGTTCCGACGGTTCGCCCAAAATGGGAAAGTCCTTGTAGACCACCCGCACCCGAGGATCCACCTTCTGCAGTTCCGTCACAGCCGACGCCGCACGTTTACAGTAGCCGCAACGGTAATCATAGAACTCGACTAGCGTGATTTCGCCCTTGGGATTGCCGCTGACCGGAGATGTCGGATCGTGAAGCAGTTCCTGCTGTTTGGCAGTCAGGGCAATTTTTTGACGTTCCCGCTGTTCCGCTTCACGCTTCGCTTCCATCGCCTGCAGCGATTGGACAATCACTTCCGGATGATTTCGGATGTAGCGTTCAATGGCGGCGTCGGTGAGGTCTTGAGAGACGACTGAGGTAGCCTTGCTTTCATTGGCCGTGCTTGAGCAACCTGAAGCAACCAGGATCAGACTAGCAAAGATGGCCGGTGACGAGGTAAAGCGGTTCCAGATGTGGATACTATTCATCGATAGATCTCCTGTGCCATTGGCGCATTCGGAACTGGGGGTATGGAACTGTGCTCTTCCTCCATACGCACATCACCCAGGTGATTGCCGAGCCACTTTTCCTATAACCTGCCACCGAGCCTCAATCGTGTCTGCTGACAAGTCAGCACCACATGCCCATTCGACAAAATACCCGCCATTGGCGACCTTCACAAATTCGCTTTGATCTCGGAGCGCCTCGAACGCCTCACTGGAAGGGGCTTCACCAAACCGACCGATGCGGCCATCATCTGCCACAATTGACGGCATCCAGCTAGGTTCTACTTGCAGTTCCGTAATCCTCAAAGCCATCACCACCAACTTTCCCCACTCGTGGCTCCACCAAAGCCGCCCCAGTTCCCGCCGAAGCCGCCCTGGCCGGTTCCCCAATATTCACCATTCTGAATACGGCGATAGGGATGCCGGAGATCGGGCCGGCTGATCATCCAGAAGAACGCGACGATCGCCATGGTGGTCCCAAGCGTAATCCAGACTCCGAGCCCCTTGATACGAGGCCGAGTCGGCGTATCGAGTCGCACCTCTTGCGCAGGGGTCGCCAGAGCGACCGCCGCGCGATACAACCCTTCACCAAATTGTCCTCGTTCGATCGCAGGCTGGAGATAGGTACGGCCCACATCATCCCTGACGGTCGGCGTAATGACCGGAAACATTCTGCGCCCCAGGGCCATGGCTGCCTGCCGTTCTTCCACAGCCACCAACACCATCAACCCATGTTCCTGTTGCGTCGAACCGATTTGCCATTTTTGATACAGTGCATCGGCATATTCTCTGGCGCTCGGATACGGCTTAATCGTGGGCACCGTCACGATCACCATCTCCACGCCGCTTTTCTTTTCAAGATCGGTACAGACGGACCGGATGCGTTCCTTCCATGCATCGTCGACGACTTGCGCATGATCGCTCACATATCCGATGGGACTCGGAAGCGGCACACGTTCTTTTGGCCGTTCATAGAGCGCAGCCGATGCATCGCCAACCGAAAGGAAGAAGATTACACCTAAGCACGCCTTGCTGCTCCAGTACCGGTGCTCGTGAAACAGGCTCACTTGATACGTGCCTCCGCGATCCCCACCAATCGTGTCAGACAGTCAAGGTAGCGATCCATGTGTCTTGGGATCTGTTTCTGTCGTGGAGAGATGTGACCACGCTTGAGTGCCTGCGCGTCACGAAGGCCGGTCAGGTCGATCTCAAGATGGGATTCGATGTCATGTAGTAGCGGCTCTCCATGCTTCATCACTGGGCGACCCAATAACCGTTGCAACCCACGAAGCACCGGCAGAAGCGCGGTGATCGACAACGGCAATAGAATTGTGATGGCCTCTTCAGTGCTTCGTCCTTCCACCAGACGTTGACGGAGTCGAAACACATTTCCACGGAGCCCCTGCACAACCTCTCCGGCCAGATACCGTGTGTCGATTTTGAGGCCGACAAAGGGATCTTGTCCCCAGAGCAAGCGATGCCAGTCCAGAATGTCTTGGTACTCCAAGGGAAAGGCGGTTGAGGCCGAATCTAGGTCGGCTCTCGTAAGGAACAAAGGAACCATCACCTGCTCCTTGCTCCAGCGCTTATGAAGGCCGTCATACTGTTTTAAGACCGAGAGATCGTAGGAGGATAGGATCAACAAAACGTTGAGGTTGGAGAGACCTGGTAGAAATTCACCGCGGACAGCACTGCCATAGAGAATAATGCTTTCAAGTTCGTTTTCATATGCTTTTGAAACATCTTTCACGTATGACTTTAAGAGTTTTTGCGTGCCTTCCGGTAAGCCGTCGATGCTCCAGTCGACCGGTGCCATCACGTTACCGCGCCCCTCCCGCTGCCATGTCGCGGGCTGAAGGATCCGGCAAGAATCCGGCTGCCATGAGGCGATCCATCATGCCGAATGGGGGGTCCTTGCGAAGTCCGGCTGTGGTCGACAAGACCCGATATCGAAGTCGCGCGTTGCGGTCCAACGTGCTGAACACACGGTCACGGAGAAACGCAATGACCGGGTTTGCCGTATTCCAAAACAGCACCTGCTCGTCGGCCAATTTCTGCAGCATGGTCACCTGTGGCCGACGGAGGATTTCGTAGCTCCTGAGCTTGGCGGCCGAATAGTCATTCGTCGCCAGACACTCGGGCAAGAGGTCCGCCAAGGTCATCGCATCGACCATCGCCTGCATGCGCCCCTGTGAGGCATGGGGATTCATGGCATGGGCGGCATCCCCAATCAGCACCGCTCCATCTGCCACCCAGGTCGGTGTTCGCACACGCCCGGTCGGCATAAAGGCTGTGTGCTTCCAGTCCGTCAACGTACGGAATATCGGTTCACTGGACGGATCGATTTTGGTCCAGGCTTCCTGGAGCGCTGGAAGCCCCTGCGCTTTCACATGGTCATACGAACCAGCCTTGATCATATAGAACGCATACACTTTGTCTCCGGCGGCAGGAAACATCCCGAGGATGGTCTTCTTCCCTACGAAATACTTCGCTTCCTCCAGCGGAATCGCCGCGTCTAATAGCGCGATCAAGTATCCTTGCGGATAGAGATGCAGCTCCGCCGAGATCTGCAAGGCTTCCCGAACCTTTGAAAAGGCCCCATCGGCACCGACGACCACCTTGGCTTTTATAGTGAGCTCCGCATCGTCCTGCTTGGCGGTCAACCCGACGACTCGGCCTTGGTCACGCAGCAACCCCGTAAACGTCGATCGATACCGCAACGAGACGGAAGGCTCCTGCTCGATCGCGCCGAGGATGGCATGGTGCGCCACATTGGGAAGGGTGACCACGGCACGATTATAGGGTGGCGGAAGATCGCCATAGTCCACGGTACATAACCGCTCACCGCCGACCCGGCAGAAATGAAACTTATGCACCGTTCGCGTGGATTCGCTGGGCAGCTCATTCAGAAGTCCTAGCTGATCGAGCACCCGCTGCCCGTTCGGTTGCAGAATCTCGCCACGCAATCCCTGCGGTGGTCCGGGCGCCCGTTCAAGAACAATGGTTTTGATCCCCTTCTGGGCCAAGGCAAGAGCCAGGACGGCCCCGCCTCCACCGGCTCCGACGACCGCAATGTCCGTCTCCACGACCATCACTGTTCTCGCTTCCCCGGCCTACCCTATCGCCATTCATGAACACTGGGGATCGAACTAGTCCATCCACCCACGACCACATGGATCGCTTTTCATTTCCAATCCTGGAATCGTTCTTGGTCCTTCCACAGTGAGAGAAACTTTTCTCGTGCCTTCACCGTGATGGCATGGTCTCTGATGACATCCAGCCGCTCATCGTTGTAGCGATTGCCGCTGGTCGTCTGATTCATTGAGCCGTTGGTATTTACCTCGTCGTCGATGACGACCTGTTTCAGATGCATGAGCGCATCGTGTCGATTGATCTTGATGGGAATCCCCGCTTCACGCAGAGCCGACAGCGCCGTCTTCTGCTTCGGATCATTCAATCGTTGACGATCCGTGAGGACACGGACATCCACCCCGCGTTTTTTCGCCCCTACCAGCGCCTTCACCGTCAGAGGGGACGTTAATCCATAGACTGCCACAAAGATATACCGTTTGGCACGATCGTACGTCTGCACAAGATGCTCAAGCGGTCGATCGTCCGGCCCATACCACACCTCCACCGCTGAGGTCAAGGTCACATCCGGATTGGTCCGAACAGGACGACAGCGAGCAACGTCACAGAGAGTCCCCTAATGAGACACCTGCATGGCCGGGGGGCAAGATCACCTTACTCCAGCTCGAAAAGATCATGAAAATGGTCTTCCGAGGCCCCCCAGGCTTGTGGCGCATGTAGGACAAGCCATTGCCGAAGATATTGCTTCTGCTCCGGCAGGAGAAGCTGTTTGATCTGGTGAGATCGGCCTTGGAGTGGTTGCAGAAGGCTTACATGCTTGGTGACATCCAACATTGCGGTCCGGACATACATATTCGTAAAAGTAGACGGAGTTTCTTCTGTCCCCTCGCCCTGGACCCACACAGAGAGGAACTTCTCCAAGACCAGCCCAGCGCTGTCCAGCGCCGGTTCAGTGTCGTGGAACAGCTCATTCTCGGACTGGCTTAAAGGAGTCGACTCCGTGGCACGAAAGAGGAAATTCTTTTTCCACATCCCATGTATCCTGCAGGCGGCATAATGGCGACCACGCATCCCAAAGTCAAGTAAGCATGATTGCCGCTGGTTGAAAATTCGGGCCTCGGTGACGACAATCACCGCTTCATGTTCTCCACACGGGGTGAACCAGCCTTGACAAGCAACACGTCCCTTTGATACGTTCAAAAACTTCAATCTATAAGCCAACTTGGGAGAATTTGTGCAGGTCAAAATCAATGGGAAGCCTGAGGAGATCCAGGCCGGAACAGTCCTCGACTTATTGAACGTGAAGAAGATCGAGCCCCAGATGGTCGCGGTTGAGGTCAACGACAAGGTGCTGGAACGCGATGATCTTGCCACGACCCGCCTCAATGAAGGGGACCAGGTGGAGTTTCTCTTCTATATGGGGGGCGGTCGGTGAGTACATCATCGTACAAGAACATCACGGAACTCATCGGCAACACTCCGCTCGTGCGGTTGAACCGTCTTTCCAAAGATGGATCGGCGACCGATCTATGGGAAAGTCGAGTTTTTCAATCCTGGAGGCAGCGTCAAAGATCGAATCTGCCTCAACATGATCAACGAGGCGGAACGGCAAGGCAAACTGAAGCCTGGCGGAACCATCGTCGAGCCAACCAGCGGGAATACAGGTATCGGTCTGGCCCTTGTCGCTGCAGTACGCGGGTACAAGTTGATCCTCGTGATGCCTGAGAGCATGAGTATGGAACGGGCTAGCCTGCTCTCATCCTATGGGGCCCAGCTAGTCTTAACGCCGGCTTGGGAAGGCATGAAGGGTTCAATCAAAGAGGCAGAAAGTATCCTGGCACAGAACCCGTCTTACTTTATGCCGGATCAATTCTCGAACCCGGCCAACCCAGCGATCCACAAAACGACGACGGCGTTGGAAATCTGGGATGCGCTCGGAGGAAAAATCGATGCGTTCGTGGCCGCGGTCGGAACTGGTGGCACCATCACGGGCTGTGGAGAAGTCTTTAAAGAACGAAATCCACACGTTAAAGTGATTGCCGTTGAACCGGCGACCTCCCCGGTTTTGTCAGGAGGTGACCCAGGCCCCCATAAGATCCAGGGGATCGGGGCAGGCTTTATTCCAAAAGTCCTGAACCGAACCATTCTCGACCGCGTGATCACCGTGACGGACGATGAGGCGTATCAGACCGCCAAGCAATTATCGAAGAAAGAAGGGTTGCTCGTTGGAATCTCCGCTGGCGCAAACGTGTTTGCCGCACAGAAAGTTGAGGAGGAATTAGGTCCCGGCAAGAACGTCGTCACTATCCTATGTGATACGGGCGAGCGTTACATCAGCATTGAGAGTATTTTTCAAAATCTCAACGTAGAACGACGAGCGACGAAGATGGAATTCACTGAAGAGCAAATAAATCGCTATAGCCGGCATATTTTGCTGCCGGAAGTCGGCGGCAAGGGACAGAAGAAAATCGCCAAGTCTCGAATTCTTCTCGTCGGTGCCGGTGGTCTCGGCTCACCGGCTGCGCTGTATCTGGCTGCAGCAGGAGTGGGCACGATTGGGTTGATCGACAGTGATGTCGTGGATCTGACCAACCTCCAGCGCCAGATCTTCCACCATACGCCCGACGTGGGACGTCCAAAGGTGCAGTCGGGAAAAGAAAAGATCCAGGCACTGAACCCAGATGTCTCCGTTTCAATGTACGAGGAACGCCTTACGGCTGGAAATGCGCTCAAGATTATCGGTGACTATGATGTCGTCATCGATGGTGTCGATAATTTCCCGGCAAAGTTCCTCATCAACGATGCCTGCTTTTTCGCCGAGAAGCCGCTGATTCATGGAGGCATTCTCCGTTTCGACGGCCGCGTCACCACTATCATTCCAAAGAAATCGGCCTGCTATCGTTGCGTGTTCAAAGCCCCTCCTCCACCCGGCTTGGTCGCCTCCTGTCAAGAAGCTGGCGTCATCGGGGTGTTGGCGGGTATTATCGGAACGATTCAAGCGACGGAGGCGTTGAAGCTCATTCTTGGGGTCGGACGCCCGTTGACCGATCGCTTACTCGACTTCGACGCTCGTAAAACCCAATTTCGAGAGATCAGGATCCGACGTAACCCGAATTGTGCGCTCTGCGGGGAACATCCGACGATTACTGAGTTGTTCGACGATGGGGATCCATATGCCGGATGCGCCGTGCGTCCATCGACATAGAGTAACGAAGGCGGTGCCACCATGAGTAAAATGAAAGCGCTGGTTTGCCGGGAATGCGGCAAGGAATATCCGACGAAAGCGATCCATGTCTGCGAGATGTGCTTCGGCCCGCTCGAAGTGAAGTATAACTACGACGAGATCAAGAAGACCATTTCTCGTAAGAAGATCGCGGACGGCCCGCACAGCATGTGGCGCTACCTCGACCTGCTGCCGGTCGAAGGCACGAATTTCGTCGGACCGCATGCGGGGTTTACCCCCCTCGTGCGTGCCAAGAATCTCGGGGCCTATCTTGGGCTCGACGAACTCTATATCAAAAACGATACGGTGAACCACCCGACCCTTTCCTTCAAGGATCGTGTTGTCGCCGTCGCGCTGACACGCGCGCGTGAACTTGGATTTGAAACAGTCGCTTGCGCCTCCACCGGTAACTTGGCGAACTCCGTGTCTGCCCACGCGGCCTCGGCAAACTTACATTGCTACGTCTTTATTCCCGGCGACCTAGAGGCGGCAAAGGTCCTGGGCAATTTGATTTATCGACCACATGTCGTCGAGATCGAAGGCAACTACGACGATGTCAACCGGCTGTGCAGCGAGATCGCGGGCGAGCACGGATGGGCGTTCGTGAACATCAACATCCGTCCCTATTATGCCGAAGGCTCAAAGACACTTGCCTTTGAAACTGTGGAACAACTGGGATGGAAAACACCGGATCAGGTTGTCATTCCGATGGCATCCGGCTCACTGTTGACCAAGATTTGGAAAGGCCTGCATGAGATGAAGGCCTTGGGCCTCATCGATGATGTTCGCACAAAGATCAACGGCGCCCAAGCAGAAGGTTGTTCACCGATCTCCACGGCATTCAAAGCGGGACGAGATTTCTTCAAGCCGGTCAAACCGCAGACGATTGCCAAGTCTCTTGCCATCGGGAACCCAGCTGATGGCTACTATGCCCTCAAAGCCACCGCTGAAAGTCACGGAGCCATGGACATGGTGACGGACGAAGAAGTCGTCGAAGGCATCCAGTTGCTGGCCCAAACCGAAGGCATCTTCGCGGAAACGGCGGGCGGTGTCACGATCGGCGTACTCAAAAAACTCGTGAAGCAGGGAATCATCAAGAAAGACGAGGTCACAGTGGCCTACGTGACCGGTAATGGCTTAAAGACGCAGGAAGCGGTGATCGACTCGGTCGGTCGTCCGGTTCGAATTCAGCCCAGCCTGGTCGACTTTGAAAAGACATTTAAAATGGGAAAGAATGGTGGTGGTGACGCATGATTAAGGTTCGTATTCCGACTCCGCTTCGCCCCCTGACCAAGGGTCAGGGAGAGGTGGAAACCAAAGCTGCCAGTGTCCTTGAAATGATTGAGACGTTGAACAACGCCCATCCCGGCATCAAAGATCGTCTCTGCGACGAAACAGGAGAACTCCGTCGCTTCGTCAACATTTATGTGAATGAAGAAGATATTCGCTTTCTCAAGGGGAAAGAGACCTCCCTCAAGGACGGCGACGAGGTTTCCATCGTCCCAGCGATCGCGGGAGGGTAACCATGTCACACTTGCGCTTCCATATCCGTTTTCCGGAAGAGAAGATCAGGCAGCCGATTATTTATCAAATCGGTCGCGAATATAACGTCGTCACCGATGTCCGACGAGCGGACGTTCGTGAGACCACTGGCTGGGCGGACGTGGAGTTCTCAGGTGATACGGCGGAAATTGAACGGGCCATCGCTGGGCTCCGAGCCAAGGGCTGTGTCGTCGACCCAATCGAATTGAATGTCGTGGAATAATGACAGGTGAAGGGTAAGGAGCGAGGCGTAAGGGGTAAAAACGGCACGGAAATGGCGCCTGACGCCTAACGCTTCACCCCTCAACGACAGATCATGGAACTCACCGAACCAGAAATTCAACGCTATAGCCGACACATCATTCTTCAGGATGTCGGCGGCAAAGGACAACTCAAGCTCAAGCGAGCGAAGGTGCTGTTGATCGGTGCAGGCGGGTTAGGGTCTCCAGCCGGTCTGTACCTTGCCGCTGCCGGGATCGGCACGATCGGTCTCGTCGATGGAGATGTCGTCGACCTGTCGAATCTGCAACGGCAAATCATGCACTCGACCGCCACACTCGGGGAGCCGAAGGTGGAGTCGGGGCGAAAGACTCTTTCAGCCATCAATCCAGATATCACCGTCAACGCCTATCACCAGCTGGTCGATGCCGACAACATCTTGTCGCTGGTCTCGCAATACGACATCGTTCTCGACGGCTCTGATAACTTCACCACGCGTTTCCTGGTCAACGACGCCTGTTTCTTTGCTAAGAAAACACTCATCTCCGCCAGCATGTTTCGGTTTGAGGGCCAACTGACGACCATCAAGCCACACCAAGGCTATCCTTGCTACCGCTGCCTCTACCCCGAGCCTCCACCGGCCGGACTGGTGCCGAATTGCCAGGAGGCCGGAGTCCTGGGTGTTCTAGCCGGGACGATGGGTATCCTTCAGGCTTCCGAAGCCATCAAGGAAATCCTCGGCATTGGAGAAACGGTCGCCGACAAGCTTGTGATCTATGACGCGCTGGACATGAAGTTCAGAAAGGTCAGCCGACCCAAGGATCCTACCTGCCCATTGTGCGGACCCAATCCGAAAATTAAGGATCTGAGTTTGGACTACACCGTCAGCTGCACCATCTGATAACTGCGTGAAGCATCACTCGTGAAACGTGAAGCGTAAAGACTACTGTGACGGATCTGGTCATTCCCAAGACAATAATCGACGACATCATTGCCCACGCGAAGGAACTCACTCCGCATGAATGCTGTGGACTGCTGGCTGGAACCAACGGTGTCGTCAGCCACCTGTATCGCATTAAGAACATCGTCGCGATGGAAGGTGCTCACAATCTCTCCTCCTTCGATGCAGCCAAGGCCGCGCATCTCGAACGGCTCACACCGGATGAACGCGCGGAGATTGCCTTTGTCATGGACATGCAGGACTTCTCGACCGCGAAGAAGGACATGCGGAATCGAGGGCTCGACCTACGAGTCGTCTACCACTCGCATCCCCATGACCCAGCCCGCCCCTCGGTCACCGACATCAAGATCGCCAGTGACTATGAAGAAATTTGGCCCAAGATCAATCTCCCTATTCCTGCCTACCTTCTTGTTTCTCTCATGAACCCTACGCCCGATGTACGGTGCTACTGGATCAAATCGGGACAAGTCTCCCCTACTGATTTTGTGATTCGCTGACCTACCTCGTCCACATTTCTTCTCAGCCGGTGGTTGTGCTAATGTCGCCACATCGGTAATCCATGGACGGAGTGACTGCGATGCGACTCTTGCCCGCCACGCTCCTCGCGACACTGCTGCTGTTTGGACTTGCCAGCATGAGTGACGCTGAGGAGAAAAGTTTCTATAGCCCGGTCATCTACATCGACGTTGAACAGCACCGTATCCTGATTTCACAGCTTGGTGGCGTGTTCTACATCGATGTCCCCGAGGTCGCGCGACCCCACATGGAAAAGCTTCCGGTTTCTGGGTTGGTTGATTTTGTGGTTGACTGGAAAGGGGAGGATCAAATACCTATTCTCAAAACCTGGAAGGTCAAATCAGGCGAATCGACCTGCATGCATTTCAACGGAGTGGAATGCAAAGACTGATAAATATCACCGCACCATTGTCATCACGTCACGCTTCACGAACAACGCTTCTCCATTACTCTCCACTGCCGGCCATGTCGTCGATGAGGGGGCGATTGATATCGGTGCAACCGACACAGATGGTATCGAAGAGCGTGTCTGCATCTGCCACAAAATTCTTCTCGTCGGTGAGCTTATCCGCAATGACCTGGGCATAACAGGTCTCGCACAACATCATCAACCCCCGTGACACCCCGACTGTTTTTCTTCCCACGCTTCCGGCCATGCGTTCTACACCGATCCTTTCTGAAGGGCCATGAAGAAGTCTTCGGCTTCGAGATCAATTCCACATTGCGGACATTCGTACGGACTCTCTGGGGGTGGGACGCTTAATGGTGTCCGATCGAGACGGCCTCGACACACATGGTAGAACCGACCTCGTGCATGCTCGTCATCTAATGGATCATTCTCGTACAGCAAGACCATCTCTCAACCCTATCCATTTGTGAGTCTTATCGAGTATAACGACCACCTCTTTGGACTCGCAACTACCAAAAGACAGAAGGAGCTTTCTCCTCACTAGGCTTGAAATTGAGCCTCGTAGAGACCGGCATACACTCCGCCACGACTGAGCAATTCATCATGTCGCCCCTGCTCCACCAGCCTCCCGCGATCGAGTACCAGGATCCGGTCGACATCATGGAGTGTGGACAGCCGGTGCGCGATGATGAACGTGGTTCTCCCCGCCGTCAGTTCATTCAACGCCTCACGGATTTTCACCTCCGTCTCAGTATCGATATTGGAAGTCGCCTCATCAAAAATCACGATGGGCGGATCTTTCAACAGCGTCCGTGCGATTGAGACCCGTTGTTTTTGCCCGACCGACAACTTCACCCCACG
The nucleotide sequence above comes from Nitrospira sp.. Encoded proteins:
- a CDS encoding type II toxin-antitoxin system HicA family toxin, with the translated sequence MPPKIRELIAELTKAGFKDRGGKGSHRNFVHPRVTKPVTLSGKSGDDAKQYQLRAVRSAIEETKK
- a CDS encoding DsbA family protein, translated to MNSIHIWNRFTSSPAIFASLILVASGCSSTANESKATSVVSQDLTDAAIERYIRNHPEVIVQSLQAMEAKREAEQRERQKIALTAKQQELLHDPTSPVSGNPKGEITLVEFYDYRCGYCKRAASAVTELQKVDPRVRVVYKDFPILGEPSELAAKAALASQAQGKHQAFHEALLASHSDMTKDEILNIAVSVGLNAGRLEADMADPKWQAVIDKNRGLAQELGISGTPGFIVGNELVPGALDLNGLKELIARAGQGR
- a CDS encoding DUF2442 domain-containing protein, whose product is MRITELQVEPSWMPSIVADDGRIGRFGEAPSSEAFEALRDQSEFVKVANGGYFVEWACGADLSADTIEARWQVIGKVARQSPG
- a CDS encoding TPM domain-containing protein, whose protein sequence is MSLFHEHRYWSSKACLGVIFFLSVGDASAALYERPKERVPLPSPIGYVSDHAQVVDDAWKERIRSVCTDLEKKSGVEMVIVTVPTIKPYPSAREYADALYQKWQIGSTQQEHGLMVLVAVEERQAAMALGRRMFPVITPTVRDDVGRTYLQPAIERGQFGEGLYRAAVALATPAQEVRLDTPTRPRIKGLGVWITLGTTMAIVAFFWMISRPDLRHPYRRIQNGEYWGTGQGGFGGNWGGFGGATSGESWW
- a CDS encoding FAD-dependent monooxygenase, which codes for MVVETDIAVVGAGGGGAVLALALAQKGIKTIVLERAPGPPQGLRGEILQPNGQRVLDQLGLLNELPSESTRTVHKFHFCRVGGERLCTVDYGDLPPPYNRAVVTLPNVAHHAILGAIEQEPSVSLRYRSTFTGLLRDQGRVVGLTAKQDDAELTIKAKVVVGADGAFSKVREALQISAELHLYPQGYLIALLDAAIPLEEAKYFVGKKTILGMFPAAGDKVYAFYMIKAGSYDHVKAQGLPALQEAWTKIDPSSEPIFRTLTDWKHTAFMPTGRVRTPTWVADGAVLIGDAAHAMNPHASQGRMQAMVDAMTLADLLPECLATNDYSAAKLRSYEILRRPQVTMLQKLADEQVLFWNTANPVIAFLRDRVFSTLDRNARLRYRVLSTTAGLRKDPPFGMMDRLMAAGFLPDPSARDMAAGGAR
- a CDS encoding phospholipase D family protein — translated: MTSAVEVWYGPDDRPLEHLVQTYDRAKRYIFVAVYGLTSPLTVKALVGAKKRGVDVRVLTDRQRLNDPKQKTALSALREAGIPIKINRHDALMHLKQVVIDDEVNTNGSMNQTTSGNRYNDERLDVIRDHAITVKAREKFLSLWKDQERFQDWK
- the thiS gene encoding sulfur carrier protein ThiS translates to MQVKINGKPEEIQAGTVLDLLNVKKIEPQMVAVEVNDKVLERDDLATTRLNEGDQVEFLFYMGGGR
- the moeB gene encoding molybdopterin-synthase adenylyltransferase MoeB; translated protein: MEFTEEQINRYSRHILLPEVGGKGQKKIAKSRILLVGAGGLGSPAALYLAAAGVGTIGLIDSDVVDLTNLQRQIFHHTPDVGRPKVQSGKEKIQALNPDVSVSMYEERLTAGNALKIIGDYDVVIDGVDNFPAKFLINDACFFAEKPLIHGGILRFDGRVTTIIPKKSACYRCVFKAPPPPGLVASCQEAGVIGVLAGIIGTIQATEALKLILGVGRPLTDRLLDFDARKTQFREIRIRRNPNCALCGEHPTITELFDDGDPYAGCAVRPST
- a CDS encoding threonine synthase, whose protein sequence is MSKMKALVCRECGKEYPTKAIHVCEMCFGPLEVKYNYDEIKKTISRKKIADGPHSMWRYLDLLPVEGTNFVGPHAGFTPLVRAKNLGAYLGLDELYIKNDTVNHPTLSFKDRVVAVALTRARELGFETVACASTGNLANSVSAHAASANLHCYVFIPGDLEAAKVLGNLIYRPHVVEIEGNYDDVNRLCSEIAGEHGWAFVNINIRPYYAEGSKTLAFETVEQLGWKTPDQVVIPMASGSLLTKIWKGLHEMKALGLIDDVRTKINGAQAEGCSPISTAFKAGRDFFKPVKPQTIAKSLAIGNPADGYYALKATAESHGAMDMVTDEEVVEGIQLLAQTEGIFAETAGGVTIGVLKKLVKQGIIKKDEVTVAYVTGNGLKTQEAVIDSVGRPVRIQPSLVDFEKTFKMGKNGGGDA
- a CDS encoding MoaD/ThiS family protein is translated as MIKVRIPTPLRPLTKGQGEVETKAASVLEMIETLNNAHPGIKDRLCDETGELRRFVNIYVNEEDIRFLKGKETSLKDGDEVSIVPAIAGG
- a CDS encoding NIL domain-containing protein translates to MSHLRFHIRFPEEKIRQPIIYQIGREYNVVTDVRRADVRETTGWADVEFSGDTAEIERAIAGLRAKGCVVDPIELNVVE
- the moeB gene encoding molybdopterin-synthase adenylyltransferase MoeB; the protein is MELTEPEIQRYSRHIILQDVGGKGQLKLKRAKVLLIGAGGLGSPAGLYLAAAGIGTIGLVDGDVVDLSNLQRQIMHSTATLGEPKVESGRKTLSAINPDITVNAYHQLVDADNILSLVSQYDIVLDGSDNFTTRFLVNDACFFAKKTLISASMFRFEGQLTTIKPHQGYPCYRCLYPEPPPAGLVPNCQEAGVLGVLAGTMGILQASEAIKEILGIGETVADKLVIYDALDMKFRKVSRPKDPTCPLCGPNPKIKDLSLDYTVSCTI
- a CDS encoding M67 family metallopeptidase, with protein sequence MTDLVIPKTIIDDIIAHAKELTPHECCGLLAGTNGVVSHLYRIKNIVAMEGAHNLSSFDAAKAAHLERLTPDERAEIAFVMDMQDFSTAKKDMRNRGLDLRVVYHSHPHDPARPSVTDIKIASDYEEIWPKINLPIPAYLLVSLMNPTPDVRCYWIKSGQVSPTDFVIR